The following coding sequences are from one Lolium rigidum isolate FL_2022 chromosome 6, APGP_CSIRO_Lrig_0.1, whole genome shotgun sequence window:
- the LOC124661590 gene encoding protein FAM133-like, with product MDSKKFLQILEEKKKRVLEKKEAPLKWQQKLEAAIKATEEKEKKLKSRKHRRRSYSSSESDSESESDSDRKHRKRKERRRHRKHGHSDSDGARRRKRRSKRRSLGSSDESDSDEHDSGSEEECRRKRHSHKRKHRRHSTRSDSDGSDYSSDDEERRSTKKDHHSRSRRRRHRSSEDDPEEKSRSRHRKRHRSSDEDTPSDSGNHRHHRSRPIGESSDDGAATGERGKMNGKWSHKSKHHHGHHHHHNRDDQHHSNSVGGMT from the coding sequence ATGGATTCCAAGAAGTTCCTGCAGATCctcgaggagaagaagaagagagtcCTTGAGAAGAAAGAAGCCCCACTGAAATGGCAGCAGAAACTGGAAGCAGCAATTAAAGCCACTGAAGAAAAGGAGAAGAAGCTCAAGTCAAGAAAGCACAGGAGGAGGAGCTATTCTTCCTCGGAGTCTGACAGTGAGTCCGAGAGTGACAGTGATCGGAAGCACAGGAAGAGAAAGGAGCGCAGAAGGCACAGGAAGCATGGCCACTCTGATTCTGACGGTGCTAGGAGGCGCAAGCGCAGGTCAAAGAGGAGGAGCTTAGGCTCTAGTGATGAGAGTGATAGCGATGAACACGATAGTGGTTCTGAGGAAGAATGTCGCAGGAAGAGGCACTCACACAAGAGAAAGCATCGCCGGCACTCCACAAGGTCAGACTCTGATGGTTCAGACTACAGTAGTGATGACGAAGAGCGGAGGTCAACCAAGAAGGACCACCATTCCAGGAGTCGCAGACGCCGCCACAGGTCATCAGAGGATGACCCCGAGGAGAAGAGCAGGTCCAGACACAGGAAGCGTCATAGGTCAAGTGATGAGGACACGCCTTCAGATTCCGGCAACCACAGGCACCACAGGAGCCGCCCCATAGGAGAGTCCTCAGATGATGGAGCAGCTACTGGTGAACGAGGTAAGATGAATGGTAAATGGTCTCACAAAAGCAAACACCATCAcggtcaccaccatcaccacaatCGTGATGACCAGCACCATAGCAACTCTGTTGGAGGAATGACATGA
- the LOC124664524 gene encoding uncharacterized protein LOC124664524, with translation MNTPTWRACDRCTLCKPGSSAARDECCAARSPQAPDEGNLSAITGAVFFPHRGSSREIALTASVVHEDSGSNQLNSVMDNKIIKVMTYNVWFREDLELSRRMEALGDLIHHHNPDLICFQEITPNIYQLLQKSGWWQDYKCSLSDKIDMYMKRRYFCMQLSKLDVNSFDSIPFGNSVMDRELCTADSNVGGVTKLMLATSHLESPCGRDQMYSK, from the exons ATGAACACGCCTACGTGGAGGGCCTGCGACCGTTGCACTCTCTGCAAACCTGGGAGCTCTGCTGCCAGAGACGAATGTTGCGCCGCGCGTTCTCCTCAAGCTCCCGATGAAGGCAATCTGTCTGCCATCACCGGTGCCGTGTTTTTCCCGCACCGTGGGAGCTCCAGGGAGATTGCGCTCACGGCATCCGTCGTCCATGAGGACAGTGGCTCGAACCAAT TAAATTCTGTGATGGATAACAAGATTATTAAAGTCATGACATACAATGTATGGTTTCGGGAGGATCTGGAACTGAGCAGAAGGATGGAAGCTCTTGGAGATCTTATTCACCACCACAACCCAGATCTTATATGTTTCCAG GAGATTACACCAAACATATATCAGCTTCTCCAAAAATCTGGTTGGTGGCAAGACTACAAGTGCTCGCTATCAGATAAGATAGACATGTACATGAAGAGGCGATATTTCTGCATGCAA CTGAGCAAATTGGATGTGAATTCTTTTGACTCCATCCCATTTGGTAACTCAGTAATGGATAGGGAGCTGTGCACGGCAGACTCCAACGTTGGAGGCGTGACAAAGCTGATGTTGGCTACAAGCCACCTAGAGAGCCCATGTGGTCGAGATCAGATGTACAGCAAGTAG
- the LOC124664525 gene encoding uncharacterized protein LOC124664525, whose protein sequence is MDADADSGQEDIRRIRKERAAQESVRFLDSFRNVIFCGDMNWVAGDGQFPLPGGWVDAWDELKPSEDGWTYDTKSNGMISGDPRMQGRVDRFVCKLLDFKIHAIEMIGKEAIPGLSYSIEKRLRKGIRKLELPVLPSDHFGLVLSITYAEPSGRSNVLLIYSRGDGTDLF, encoded by the exons ATGGATGCGGATGCGGATAGTGGTCAAGAGGATATCCGGCGGATACG CAAGGAGCGAGCAGCCCAGGAGTCTGTGAGGTTTTTAGACAGCTTCCGCAATGTAATATTCTGCGGAGATATGAACTGGGTCGCCGGGGATGGGCAGTTCCCTCTGCCAGGCGGCTGGGTTGATGCTTGGGATGAGTTGAAGCCAAGTGAAGATGGCTGGACGTACGACACAAAATCTAACGGCATGATATCAGGCGACCCCAGGATGCAGGGGAGAGTAGATCGGTTCGTGTGTAAGCTGCTAGATTTCAAGATCCACGCCATCGAGATGATTGGGAAGGAGGCCATACCTGGACTATCGTACTCGATAGAGAAGAGACTCCGCAAGGGAATCCGCAAGCTGGAATTACCTGTATTACCTAGTGACCACTTCGGGCTTGTTTTGAGCATTACCTACGCTGAACCATCGGGTAGAAGT AATGTATTACTGATTTATTCTAGAGGTGATGGTACTGATTTATTCTAG
- the LOC124664526 gene encoding eudesmanediol synthase-like, with translation MDVPSFFIDGSIYTYGVTLSPPAGRRRLGASGSTSAGGAPLAGEEEEFAPSEWGDYFITYDPPLAQRSEEWMRDRAEELKQRVRKMFVFEDGSVAGAVALVDTLERLGLDSHFREEITAAITRIHLVGLECPGFVGGSDAHDLGVTATRFRLLRQHGLWVSTDVFDRFRDGDGNFNASLSSNIDDPRILLSLYNAAHMAVPGDVDAVLDNAGVFARRHLEAMARGELRSPAAEQVARALDHPLPRFTGLLETMRYVAEYAQEVTHDGTILELARLNSNLMRCLHLRELKALSIWWRDLYDTVNLRYARDRMVEIYFWSCGMIPEEEFSRARLMFAKTFGLVSILDDTYDVHATAEECLSLTQAMQRWDESAVPVLPEYLRVLYIKTLSTFKEFEDLLEPHEKYRMSYAKKAYQLQAEYYMQEAQWSSDKYRPSFKEHEELCGKSCGLIMLNLVALMGYGASATKELFEWAFAIPDVVRAGTQIGRFLNDISSYKLGKNKKDLPSGVECYMMEKGVTGEEAVAAIAAMTEDRWRTMNKACIEMDRALLPVAQLVANIARSNEVIYLHGRDGYTFGSHVKDLVTELFLDPIPL, from the exons TTTGCCCCGTCAGAGTGGGGCGACTATTTCATCACCTACGACCCTCCTCTCGCGCAG AGGTCCGAGGAGTGGATGAGGGACAGGGCAGAGGAGCTGAAGCAGCGAGTGCGGAAGATGTTCGTCTTCGAGGACGGCAGCGTGGCCGGCGCGGTGGCACTTGTGGACACGCTCGAGCGTCTCGGCCTAGACAGCCACTTCCGCGAGGAGATCACCGCGGCCATAACCCGTATCCACCTCGTTGGGCTGGAATGCCCCGGTTTCGTTGGCGGCTCCGATGCCCATGATCTTGGCGTCACTGCTACTCGGTTCCGTCTGCTCCGGCAACACGGGCTATGGGTGTCCACAG ATGTGTTCGATAGGTTCAGGGATGGCGACGGCAATTTCAACGCGAGCCTAAGCAGCAACATTGATGACCCGAGAATTCTACTGAGCTTGTACAATGCGGCTCACATGGCGGTGCCGGGCGACGTGGACGCCGTCCTCGACAACGCTGGGGTCTTCGCACGGCGCCACCTGGAAGCCATGGCAAGAGGCGAGCTGCGGTCACCGGCGGCGGAGCAAGTCGCCCGCGCCCTTGATCACCCTCTCCCGCGGTTCACGGGGCTGCTGGAGACCATGCGTTACGTTGCCGAGTATGCGCAGGAGGTGACGCACGACGGCACAATCCTAGAACTTGCTCGGCTCAATTCTAACCTCATGAGGTGCCTTCACCTCAGGGAGCTAAAGGCCCTTAGCAT ATGGTGGAGGGACCTATACGACACCGTGAATCTAAGGTATGCTCGGGACCGTATGGTGGAGATCTACTTTTGGAGCTGCGGAATGATCCCCGAGGAGGAGTTCTCGCGTGCACGTTTGATGTTCGCCAAGACGTTTGGACTTGTGTCTATTCTAGATGATACCTACGATGTCCATGCAACTGCAGAGGAGTGTCTTAGTCTTACCCAAGCCATGCAGAG ATGGGATGAAAGTGCGGTTCCTGTTCTACCTGAATACCTACGCGTCCTATACATCAAAACACTAAGCACCTTCAAAGAGTTTGAGGATCTGTTAGAACCACACGAGAAGTACCGAATGTCATATGCCAAAAAAGCG TACCAGCTGCAGGCGGAATATTATATGCAAGAGGCCCAGTGGTCGAGCGACAAGTATCGGCCAAGCTTCAAGGAACACGAGGAGCTGTGTGGCAAGTCTTGTGGTCTGATAATGCTTAATCTGGTGGCCCTCATGGGCTACGGCGCCAGCGCAACCAAGGAGTTGTTCGAgtgggcgtttgccatccctgaTGTGGTCCGTGCCGGCACGCAGATCGGCCGCTTCCTCAACGACATCTCTTCTTACAAG CTGGGGAAGAACAAGAAGGACCTCCCTAGCGGCGTTGAGTGCTACATGATGGAGAAGGGCGTGAcaggggaggaggccgtggcggCAATCGCCGCCATGACCGAGGATAGGTGGAGGACAATGAACAAGGCGTGCATAGAGATGGACCGCGCGCTCCTGCCTGTGGCGCAGCTAGTGGCGAACATTGCGAGATCGAACGAAGTAATCTACCTCCACGGCAGGGATGGCTATACCTTCGGCAGCCACGTCAAGGACCTCGTGACGGAGCTCTTCCTTGATCCCATCCCCCTTTAA